A part of Synechococcus sp. UW179A genomic DNA contains:
- a CDS encoding extracellular solute-binding protein, which translates to MRARLAASVLLSTLALSGCSRLGNELPVMLYLAMVIDQDSKIDTATQTDFRQRIQLIINDFRKIKPNVEVQVALYKRANLNQELQRRNASDLGPDLVVTDAPQANQLLSEGLTDELPVKSFNRYETDQGLWERVKLDDGRITAQPMVIYPQIACFNREIVQNPPTTLQELLQQGASGTRVGLAVNFSELLWTAGSLGAIQSLATANDDQTLTPENTEAMVAWLGWLQRASAQQNITFFQDQGQLENLLNDGELDWVSCNSNSLLRLRKQMGENLGVSPLPSGPAGTASPMNAVRVLALGANSSPRQRDMAVSLAKFITNPMVQRNLSLRSLAFLPVNPAVAVPVRSSRTLATLMQSREDSMLHEPALAGLAHHRSIDRDGSQVLVQLVFGASNPRSSQESLVKALEGGS; encoded by the coding sequence GTGCGTGCTCGGCTGGCAGCCAGCGTCTTGCTCTCCACCCTGGCGCTCAGCGGTTGCAGCCGCCTCGGCAATGAGCTTCCGGTGATGCTTTACCTGGCGATGGTGATCGACCAGGACAGCAAGATCGATACCGCCACACAGACCGACTTCCGCCAGCGGATTCAGCTCATCATCAACGATTTCCGCAAGATCAAACCCAACGTGGAAGTGCAGGTTGCGCTGTACAAACGCGCCAATCTCAACCAGGAACTCCAGCGCCGCAATGCCTCGGATCTGGGGCCCGATCTGGTGGTCACGGATGCCCCTCAAGCCAATCAATTGCTGAGCGAAGGACTCACCGATGAGCTTCCAGTCAAGTCATTCAATCGTTATGAAACTGATCAAGGCCTGTGGGAAAGGGTGAAGTTGGACGATGGGCGAATCACGGCCCAGCCGATGGTCATCTACCCGCAGATTGCCTGCTTCAATCGCGAAATCGTTCAAAACCCTCCCACCACACTGCAGGAACTGCTCCAACAGGGCGCATCCGGTACAAGGGTGGGCTTGGCGGTGAACTTCTCGGAACTGCTTTGGACCGCAGGCAGCCTGGGAGCCATTCAAAGTCTGGCGACGGCCAACGACGACCAGACACTGACGCCAGAGAACACTGAAGCGATGGTGGCATGGCTGGGCTGGTTACAACGGGCCAGTGCCCAGCAGAACATCACCTTTTTCCAGGACCAGGGGCAACTGGAAAACCTGCTCAACGATGGGGAACTCGACTGGGTGAGCTGCAACTCCAACAGCCTGTTGCGACTCAGAAAACAGATGGGCGAAAACCTCGGGGTTTCGCCGCTTCCCAGCGGTCCTGCTGGAACTGCAAGCCCCATGAATGCCGTGAGGGTGTTGGCACTCGGAGCCAATTCAAGTCCAAGGCAACGCGACATGGCCGTGAGCCTGGCCAAGTTCATTACCAACCCGATGGTGCAGCGGAATCTATCGCTGCGCTCCCTCGCATTCCTGCCAGTCAATCCGGCCGTGGCCGTGCCGGTGCGCAGTTCCCGCACGCTGGCCACCCTTATGCAGTCCAGAGAGGATTCGATGCTGCATGAACCAGCTCTGGCTGGGCTGGCTCACCATCGCAGCATCGATCGCGATGGGTCGCAAGTTCTGGTTCAACTGGTGTTTGGAGCCTCAAACCCGCGTTCCAGCCAGGAATCTCTGGTCAAAGCCCTGGAGGGGGGATCATGA
- a CDS encoding valine--tRNA ligase, which translates to MSELAKTYDPVGTEARWQQAWEDQGAFHPDPQAPGDPFSVVIPPPNVTGSLHMGHAFNTALIDTIVRYQRLAGKNVLCLPGTDHASIAVQTILEKQLKQEGKTRHGLGRDAFLQRAWQWKAESGGRIVGQLRRLGYSVDWKRQRFTLDEGLSEAVKEAFVRLHEQGLIYRGEYLVNWCPASGSAVSDLEVEMKEVDGHLWHFRYPLSSGDGHLEVATTRPETMLGDTAVAVNPTDERYAHLVGQTLTLPFVGRDIPIVADDHVEKEFGTGCVKVTPAHDPNDFAIGQRHGLPQITVMRKNGTMNKEAGQFEGLDRFEARKAVVAGLEELGLLVKVEDYRHSVPYSDRGKVPVEPLLSTQWFVKTEPLAARCREALEQQDPRFIPERWEKVYRDWLTDIRDWCISRQLWWGHRIPAWFVISETDGRYTDTTPYVVARNEAEALEKAKAEYGAAAEIEQDEDVLDTWFSSGLWPFSTLGWPDASSADLQRWYPTSTLVTGFDIIFFWVARMTMMAGAFTAEMPFKDVYIHGLVRDEQNRKMSKSAGNGIDPLLLIDRYGTDALRFALVREVAGAGQDIRLDYDRKKDTSATIEASRNFANKLWNATRFALMNLDGKTPAQLGEADPAVLQLADRWILSRLARVNRETADRYSRYGLGEAAKGLYEFAWNDVCDWYLELSKRRLNPGENASAEARADQRTVRQVLAKVICQMHLMLNPLMPHLTEELWHSVTAEPETTFLALQTWPAVDEEALDHDLEASFAELIAAIRVVRNLRAVAGLKPSQTVPVRFVSGRDDLVAVLQQGMADITALTKAETVQVMMPSEADAAPVSKALAGVSGELQVLLPIEGLVDLDALAARLEKDIAKAEKEIKGLAGRLGNPNFADKAPPEVVAECQANLAEKQAQADLARRRLEDLS; encoded by the coding sequence GTGTCCGAACTGGCCAAGACCTATGACCCGGTGGGCACCGAGGCCCGCTGGCAGCAGGCCTGGGAGGACCAAGGTGCTTTTCATCCCGACCCCCAGGCGCCTGGAGATCCGTTTTCGGTGGTGATCCCGCCTCCGAATGTGACTGGCAGCCTGCACATGGGCCACGCCTTCAACACGGCCTTGATCGACACGATCGTGCGCTACCAGCGCCTGGCAGGAAAAAATGTGCTTTGCCTGCCTGGCACTGACCATGCCTCGATCGCTGTGCAGACGATCCTTGAGAAGCAGCTCAAGCAGGAGGGCAAGACCCGTCATGGGCTCGGCCGCGATGCCTTTCTGCAGCGGGCCTGGCAGTGGAAGGCCGAAAGCGGCGGCCGCATCGTGGGCCAGCTGCGGCGGTTGGGGTATTCCGTTGATTGGAAGCGCCAGCGCTTCACCCTTGATGAAGGCCTGAGTGAGGCGGTGAAGGAGGCCTTCGTTCGGCTGCATGAGCAGGGGCTGATCTACCGCGGTGAATACCTGGTGAACTGGTGCCCCGCCTCGGGCTCCGCGGTGAGCGATCTGGAGGTGGAAATGAAGGAGGTGGACGGTCACCTCTGGCATTTCCGTTATCCCCTCAGTAGCGGTGATGGCCATCTGGAGGTGGCCACCACCCGGCCCGAAACGATGCTGGGCGACACGGCGGTGGCGGTGAACCCCACCGACGAGCGCTATGCCCACCTGGTGGGCCAGACCCTCACGCTGCCATTCGTGGGGCGGGACATTCCGATCGTGGCTGATGACCACGTGGAGAAGGAGTTCGGCACCGGCTGCGTCAAGGTGACGCCGGCCCACGACCCCAACGATTTCGCCATCGGCCAGCGCCACGGTCTGCCCCAGATCACGGTGATGCGCAAGAACGGCACGATGAACAAGGAGGCGGGCCAGTTCGAGGGGCTGGATCGCTTCGAGGCCCGCAAGGCCGTGGTGGCTGGCTTGGAGGAGCTGGGGCTGCTGGTGAAGGTGGAGGACTACCGCCACAGCGTTCCCTATTCCGATCGCGGCAAGGTGCCGGTGGAGCCCCTGCTCTCCACCCAGTGGTTCGTGAAAACCGAGCCTTTGGCGGCCCGCTGCCGTGAGGCATTGGAGCAGCAGGATCCTCGCTTTATTCCCGAGCGCTGGGAGAAGGTCTACCGCGACTGGCTCACCGACATCCGCGACTGGTGCATCAGCCGCCAGCTCTGGTGGGGGCATCGCATTCCCGCCTGGTTCGTGATCAGCGAGACCGATGGCAGATACACCGACACCACGCCTTATGTGGTGGCCCGCAACGAAGCCGAAGCCCTGGAGAAGGCCAAGGCGGAGTACGGCGCGGCGGCGGAGATCGAGCAGGATGAAGACGTGCTCGACACCTGGTTCTCCAGTGGCCTGTGGCCCTTTTCCACTCTGGGTTGGCCCGATGCGAGCAGCGCCGATCTGCAGCGCTGGTACCCCACCAGCACCCTGGTGACGGGCTTCGACATCATTTTCTTTTGGGTGGCCCGGATGACGATGATGGCGGGCGCCTTCACGGCTGAGATGCCGTTCAAGGACGTCTACATCCATGGTCTGGTGAGGGATGAGCAGAACCGCAAGATGAGCAAGAGTGCCGGCAACGGCATCGATCCGCTGCTGCTGATTGACCGTTACGGCACCGATGCATTGCGCTTTGCTCTGGTGCGGGAAGTGGCTGGTGCTGGTCAGGACATTCGCCTGGACTACGACCGCAAGAAGGACACATCCGCCACCATTGAGGCTTCAAGGAATTTCGCCAACAAGCTTTGGAACGCCACCCGTTTCGCCTTGATGAATCTGGATGGCAAGACTCCTGCTCAGTTGGGAGAAGCCGATCCCGCTGTTCTGCAGCTCGCGGATCGCTGGATCCTGTCGCGCCTGGCCAGGGTGAACCGCGAAACAGCAGACCGCTACAGCCGCTACGGCCTGGGGGAAGCGGCCAAGGGGTTGTATGAGTTTGCCTGGAACGATGTTTGCGACTGGTATCTGGAGCTCAGCAAGCGCAGGCTTAATCCTGGTGAAAACGCCAGCGCTGAAGCACGCGCTGATCAGCGCACCGTCAGGCAGGTCTTGGCCAAGGTGATCTGTCAGATGCACCTGATGCTGAATCCGCTGATGCCGCATCTCACTGAGGAGTTGTGGCACAGCGTCACCGCTGAGCCAGAGACAACCTTCCTGGCGCTGCAGACCTGGCCGGCCGTCGATGAAGAAGCCCTTGATCACGATCTCGAGGCATCATTCGCCGAGTTGATTGCGGCGATCCGCGTCGTGCGCAATCTGCGTGCAGTGGCCGGTCTTAAGCCATCCCAGACTGTTCCGGTCCGTTTTGTGAGTGGCCGCGACGATCTGGTCGCGGTGCTGCAGCAGGGAATGGCCGACATCACGGCGCTCACTAAAGCTGAAACGGTTCAGGTGATGATGCCGTCTGAGGCGGATGCAGCCCCGGTGAGCAAGGCTTTGGCTGGCGTCAGCGGTGAGCTTCAGGTGCTGCTTCCGATCGAAGGACTGGTGGATCTCGATGCTCTCGCTGCAAGGCTCGAGAAGGACATCGCCAAGGCCGAGAAGGAGATCAAGGGTCTGGCAGGCCGACTTGGAAATCCCAACTTCGCCGATAAGGCGCCGCCGGAGGTGGTAGCGGAGTGCCAGGCCAACCTGGCTGAGAAGCAGGCCCAGGCTGATCTGGCGCGGAGGCGTTTGGAGGATCTCAGTTGA
- a CDS encoding ATP-binding cassette domain-containing protein produces the protein MITVERLSKTYRVADKQPGLAGTLQHFLRRRQRDVSAVRDVSFAIAPGEMVGFLGANGAGKTTTLKMLCGLIYPSSGQVLVAGHQPQRRHPDFLRRITLVMGQKQQLIWDLPPMDSLRVNAAVYGIPDRVASRRIADLSDLLELGEELTRPVRKLSLGQRMKAELLAALLHEPEVLFLDEPTLGLDVNAQMRVRQFLAEYNRRTGATILLTSHYMADITALCPRVLLIHQGQLFHDGALDRLASRLAPERHVRLELKKPAPAEAFAGLGRLDSLENCEVNLRVDPASLTRVLAQILERFEVRDLEVNDPPIDQLIGELFRQGSL, from the coding sequence TTGATCACGGTCGAAAGGCTCAGCAAGACGTACCGCGTCGCTGACAAACAGCCTGGCCTGGCCGGAACCCTGCAGCATTTTCTGCGCCGCAGGCAGCGTGACGTGTCGGCGGTGCGCGATGTGTCGTTCGCGATCGCTCCCGGCGAGATGGTGGGCTTTCTTGGGGCTAATGGCGCCGGCAAGACGACCACGCTCAAAATGCTGTGTGGCCTGATCTATCCCAGTTCCGGTCAGGTGTTGGTGGCCGGTCATCAACCCCAACGACGGCACCCCGATTTTCTGCGGCGCATCACGCTGGTGATGGGCCAGAAGCAACAGCTCATCTGGGATCTGCCACCGATGGATTCGCTGCGTGTCAATGCGGCGGTTTATGGCATTCCGGATCGCGTTGCTAGCAGACGCATCGCCGACTTGTCGGATCTGCTGGAGCTGGGCGAAGAACTCACCCGGCCGGTGCGCAAGTTGTCGCTGGGCCAACGCATGAAGGCTGAGCTCCTGGCTGCCTTGCTGCACGAACCCGAGGTGTTGTTTCTGGATGAACCGACTCTGGGGCTGGATGTGAATGCCCAGATGCGGGTGCGCCAGTTTCTGGCTGAGTACAACCGCCGCACCGGTGCGACCATCCTGCTCACCAGTCATTACATGGCTGACATCACAGCGCTGTGCCCTCGGGTGCTGCTGATTCATCAGGGACAGTTGTTTCACGACGGTGCCCTGGATCGCCTCGCCAGTCGTCTGGCGCCGGAGCGTCATGTGCGCCTGGAACTGAAAAAGCCCGCCCCTGCAGAAGCCTTCGCCGGGTTAGGTCGCCTCGACAGCCTTGAGAACTGTGAGGTGAACCTGCGGGTGGATCCGGCCTCACTCACCAGGGTGCTGGCACAGATCCTGGAACGTTTTGAGGTGCGTGATCTGGAGGTGAATGATCCACCCATCGATCAGCTGATCGGCGAGTTGTTTCGCCAGGGAAGCCTCTGA
- a CDS encoding ABC-2 family transporter protein, with protein sequence MRIFGLNRRIVRALLGSQYAHMLEYRAEIALWALSGVLPFIMLSLWSGSDARSQLGLDGVALDRYFLSAFLVRQFSVVWMVYAFEEDALLGRLSPYLLQPLHPLWRYVASHLGEQLTRLPFAAGIAGVFFLIQPQAFWIPSLGGFLLAWLATWMAFAITFLLQSLIASLCFWSEKATALERLLFLPFLFFSGLLAPLTAFPPAVQEWVRWTPFPYLIDFPARVLSGDPVNLAAGFAAQLAWVALLLPLVLVLWRAGVRRYSAMGA encoded by the coding sequence ATGCGTATCTTTGGCCTCAACCGCCGCATTGTGCGTGCACTGCTGGGCAGTCAGTACGCCCACATGCTCGAGTACCGCGCTGAGATTGCCCTCTGGGCCTTGTCTGGAGTGCTGCCGTTCATCATGCTCAGCCTCTGGAGCGGCAGTGACGCACGCTCACAACTGGGTTTGGACGGGGTAGCTCTGGACCGTTACTTCCTCAGCGCCTTTCTGGTGCGTCAGTTTTCGGTGGTCTGGATGGTCTATGCCTTCGAGGAGGATGCGCTGCTGGGCAGGCTCTCGCCCTATCTGCTGCAACCATTGCATCCCCTCTGGCGCTACGTGGCCTCGCATCTGGGTGAGCAGCTCACGCGTTTGCCCTTCGCCGCCGGCATCGCCGGAGTGTTTTTTCTGATTCAGCCGCAGGCTTTCTGGATTCCATCCTTGGGCGGCTTTCTGCTGGCCTGGCTCGCCACCTGGATGGCCTTTGCCATCACCTTTCTGCTTCAGAGCCTGATTGCGTCTCTGTGTTTCTGGAGCGAGAAGGCCACGGCGTTGGAGCGTTTGCTGTTTCTTCCCTTCCTGTTTTTCTCCGGACTGCTCGCTCCGTTGACGGCCTTTCCGCCCGCTGTTCAGGAGTGGGTGCGCTGGACTCCCTTCCCCTATCTGATTGATTTTCCGGCCCGGGTCCTGTCCGGTGATCCCGTGAATCTGGCAGCAGGTTTCGCCGCACAGCTGGCCTGGGTGGCGTTGCTCCTGCCGTTGGTGCTCGTGCTCTGGCGAGCCGGTGTGCGGCGCTACAGCGCCATGGGGGCCTGA
- a CDS encoding ABC transporter permease — MGRYWRTLRRFWGTALATQLEYQLNVLVELLAVALSLGGSLLLLSLFFGPGRELGGWNWNQALIVQGFYTVFDGMTTAWLRPNLGAIVTYVREGTLDFVLLKPIDSQFWVSLRTFAPAGLSEVVLGLGLAAWGGHLSGVVLTPAVLVTVLMMLLVAALILYSLWFLIAATSIWFVKTWNATEVLRALLASGRYPLEAYPASLRLLFTLVLPVAFLTTVPAEVLLGRASLPLLALGFVLAGVFFAAARGFWLFALRHYTSASS, encoded by the coding sequence ATGGGGCGCTACTGGCGAACCTTGCGCCGTTTCTGGGGCACTGCTTTGGCCACTCAGCTGGAGTATCAGCTGAATGTGCTGGTGGAGCTACTGGCGGTGGCTCTCAGCTTGGGCGGCAGCCTGTTGCTCCTCTCACTGTTTTTCGGCCCCGGCCGGGAGCTGGGGGGATGGAACTGGAACCAGGCCCTGATCGTGCAGGGTTTTTACACCGTGTTCGATGGCATGACGACCGCCTGGCTGAGGCCCAACCTGGGAGCGATCGTCACCTATGTGCGTGAGGGCACCCTTGATTTCGTGCTGCTCAAACCGATCGACAGTCAGTTCTGGGTCTCTCTGCGCACCTTCGCTCCGGCGGGTCTTTCGGAGGTTGTTTTGGGCCTTGGCCTGGCCGCATGGGGCGGGCATCTATCCGGTGTGGTGTTAACCCCAGCTGTGCTGGTCACGGTGTTGATGATGCTGTTGGTCGCTGCGCTGATTCTTTACTCGCTGTGGTTTCTGATCGCTGCCACCAGCATCTGGTTCGTGAAGACCTGGAACGCCACGGAAGTGCTGCGGGCCCTGCTGGCTTCGGGTCGCTACCCGCTCGAGGCTTATCCCGCGTCGTTGAGGCTGCTGTTCACCCTTGTCCTTCCCGTCGCTTTCCTCACCACAGTTCCAGCTGAGGTGCTCTTGGGGAGGGCATCACTGCCGTTGTTGGCGTTGGGGTTTGTCTTGGCTGGGGTCTTTTTCGCTGCTGCCCGTGGCTTCTGGTTGTTCGCGCTCCGTCATTACACTTCGGCCTCCAGTTAA
- a CDS encoding mechanosensitive ion channel family protein, which produces MTIPSGIIFRIGIVWALLSFINWLESRLKIDNPKNQLASWLGLIVRPAILIGAIIYFIDRLSSLSTVGLITIGNLFNTDFVIANIFLLSVGLYLILVTSRALAALMAYLMQVVLKTSDQSRKILEPLFQYLIVAIGFVTLALLAGVQGNTFLVISGSIGVGLGFGLKDTLGNLFSGIYLLLEGAIKPGEILMIEKEPCRVISLGLRVTTLSRQRDDAELLIPNQVLFATQAESFTAGENYRRESVVVGAAYHHDPQQVISLLEQIAQSHKRVLNKPAAQAFAIDFADSSITYKLKFSVRNPLEALNVGSELRQQIWSAFEENNITIPFPQRQVYPMEWPPKDENNLQLTGGRSVMTEREQPEATGSSEKDPSQDKPQRQQRQ; this is translated from the coding sequence ATGACCATTCCATCTGGAATCATCTTTCGAATTGGAATTGTCTGGGCGCTTTTAAGCTTTATCAACTGGCTTGAATCAAGGCTAAAAATCGATAACCCTAAAAATCAACTTGCATCCTGGCTTGGCTTGATTGTAAGGCCAGCGATATTGATAGGGGCCATCATTTATTTCATTGATCGGCTCAGCAGTCTTTCAACTGTAGGCCTGATAACCATAGGTAATTTATTCAACACTGATTTTGTAATTGCTAACATTTTTTTACTTTCAGTTGGCTTGTACCTGATCCTCGTCACCAGTCGAGCTCTTGCGGCATTGATGGCATATTTAATGCAGGTCGTACTTAAAACAAGTGATCAAAGCCGCAAAATACTTGAGCCACTTTTTCAATATCTTATTGTTGCGATCGGATTTGTAACGCTCGCACTCCTTGCTGGCGTACAAGGCAATACCTTCCTTGTTATCTCAGGCTCCATTGGCGTAGGTTTAGGGTTCGGCCTTAAGGATACGCTGGGCAATCTTTTCAGTGGAATCTATCTACTCCTTGAAGGTGCCATCAAACCTGGCGAAATACTGATGATCGAAAAAGAACCGTGTCGGGTTATAAGCCTCGGCCTAAGAGTGACCACTCTAAGTAGACAGCGTGACGATGCCGAACTCCTGATTCCCAATCAAGTTCTGTTCGCAACTCAGGCAGAATCTTTCACGGCAGGAGAGAATTACAGAAGAGAGTCAGTTGTGGTTGGAGCTGCTTACCATCACGACCCTCAACAAGTGATTTCATTGCTGGAACAGATTGCGCAGTCCCACAAACGCGTGTTGAACAAGCCCGCAGCCCAAGCGTTTGCAATCGATTTTGCCGACTCATCTATCACCTACAAGCTGAAATTTTCTGTACGTAATCCCCTTGAAGCCTTAAACGTAGGCAGCGAACTTCGTCAGCAGATCTGGAGCGCTTTCGAGGAGAACAACATCACCATCCCCTTCCCTCAGCGCCAGGTGTATCCCATGGAATGGCCACCTAAGGATGAGAACAATCTTCAGTTAACTGGAGGCCGAAGTGTAATGACGGAGCGCGAACAACCAGAAGCCACGGGCAGCAGCGAAAAAGACCCCAGCCAAGACAAACCCCAACGCCAACAACGGCAGTGA
- a CDS encoding ABC transporter substrate-binding protein yields MTILLSSCSSLKAPNTLFISYPVDASSFKDDVPKIQSRIDEYTEAFQSSYPETRLVYITYPSSKFVQQIEADANLNLGPDLIIADTGTANELLKRNLTTILPDKKYFQAIYGSRFPWARNANGKYVYAPWVVDTQIACFNNTKIKESPSTIQELENLSASGRKIGLSSDPLNLIWSAGSKGAMAEISSLGNQVTSKQAFPSIRGWLEWLRKAALYNNIYFYDNPRDLGKNLQNNKLDWCTCWGLQIDDLKRKMGSTLSVAALPNGMKSKASPPISTIVFALGRNSSKSQRKMALKFIKSSVNTISQRKLQLRESGLLAANQNVAIPPQSSKQNNALDTSYNEQNNHYEKDWHGIYRWLFPQEKTSKNSLSRYWQLSRTFREFTNGYLGINEAMKILTMTKEN; encoded by the coding sequence ATGACGATCCTGCTGAGCAGCTGTAGCAGCTTAAAGGCGCCAAATACCCTATTCATTTCGTACCCCGTCGACGCTTCATCATTCAAAGACGATGTACCGAAAATACAGTCGCGAATCGACGAGTACACCGAAGCATTTCAAAGTTCATACCCAGAAACGCGCCTCGTATACATCACCTACCCAAGCAGCAAGTTCGTTCAACAAATCGAAGCAGACGCCAATCTTAATCTTGGGCCGGACCTTATAATCGCAGACACAGGCACTGCAAACGAATTACTCAAGCGCAATCTCACAACAATACTTCCGGACAAAAAGTATTTTCAAGCAATTTATGGCTCCCGATTTCCATGGGCCAGAAACGCCAATGGTAAGTATGTTTATGCTCCATGGGTGGTAGACACTCAGATCGCATGCTTTAACAATACAAAAATAAAAGAATCACCAAGCACCATTCAAGAACTAGAAAACCTCAGTGCGAGCGGCCGCAAAATTGGACTTTCTTCTGACCCGCTTAACCTAATCTGGTCCGCTGGCAGCAAAGGTGCAATGGCTGAAATAAGTTCTCTTGGCAATCAGGTTACAAGCAAACAGGCTTTTCCATCCATACGGGGTTGGCTCGAATGGCTGCGCAAAGCAGCGCTTTATAACAATATTTATTTCTACGATAACCCAAGGGATCTGGGAAAGAATCTACAAAACAACAAATTGGACTGGTGTACATGCTGGGGCCTTCAAATTGATGACCTGAAAAGAAAAATGGGAAGCACTCTCAGTGTTGCTGCATTACCGAATGGCATGAAGTCAAAAGCCTCTCCGCCCATATCAACTATTGTCTTTGCACTAGGACGAAACTCCAGCAAATCCCAGCGAAAAATGGCATTAAAGTTTATCAAATCAAGTGTGAACACTATCTCGCAAAGAAAATTGCAATTGAGAGAATCCGGACTCCTGGCAGCCAATCAAAATGTAGCAATCCCGCCTCAAAGCTCGAAACAAAACAATGCCTTAGATACTTCTTATAACGAACAAAACAATCATTACGAAAAAGATTGGCATGGAATATATCGTTGGCTTTTTCCTCAAGAAAAAACCTCCAAGAACTCATTGAGCCGATACTGGCAATTGAGCAGGACATTCAGAGAATTCACAAATGGTTATCTTGGTATTAATGAGGCGATGAAAATCTTAACCATGACGAAAGAAAACTGA
- a CDS encoding mechanosensitive ion channel family protein, producing MIASITWAVMNIGQTVLSSASVRRWIQIEDQQDESMLINVMSRLFTIAVLLVATAALMVTFGVPSGAIATMLGGAGIGLSFATQQISQNFLSGFMLFFNRPFREGDWINADSLEGTVESIGWYYTRIRTFDRRPLYIPNSVFATNPIENPGEMYNRRIRANISLRYEDLGKINGITKEVRKLLQEHPDIDQSQSILVNFNEWDASSINMMVYCFTKTTVWKDWLDIQQSIFLDIAGIVQQSGADFAFDCMTLYQSPGTDATA from the coding sequence GTGATTGCCAGCATCACCTGGGCTGTGATGAACATCGGCCAGACCGTACTGAGCTCTGCATCCGTGAGGCGATGGATCCAGATCGAGGATCAACAGGATGAATCCATGCTGATCAATGTGATGAGCAGGCTCTTCACCATTGCAGTGCTGCTGGTCGCCACTGCAGCACTAATGGTGACCTTTGGGGTTCCATCGGGAGCCATCGCCACCATGCTCGGTGGCGCAGGAATCGGCCTCTCATTCGCGACCCAACAGATCAGCCAGAACTTCCTCTCAGGCTTCATGCTGTTTTTCAACCGCCCATTCCGTGAAGGCGACTGGATCAACGCCGATAGCCTCGAAGGAACTGTTGAATCCATCGGCTGGTATTACACACGAATTCGCACTTTTGACCGCAGGCCGCTTTATATCCCAAATTCCGTATTTGCCACGAACCCGATCGAAAATCCAGGTGAAATGTACAACCGTAGAATCCGTGCGAATATCAGCTTACGCTATGAAGATTTAGGCAAAATCAACGGCATTACTAAGGAAGTTCGCAAGCTCCTTCAGGAACATCCAGACATTGATCAAAGCCAGAGTATCCTGGTTAACTTCAATGAATGGGATGCATCATCCATCAACATGATGGTGTATTGCTTCACCAAAACAACCGTATGGAAAGACTGGCTCGACATCCAGCAATCCATTTTCCTAGACATCGCTGGCATTGTTCAACAAAGTGGTGCTGATTTTGCCTTTGACTGCATGACTCTTTATCAGTCACCAGGCACAGATGCAACCGCATGA